One part of the Marinobacterium rhizophilum genome encodes these proteins:
- the fliF gene encoding flagellar basal-body MS-ring/collar protein FliF, whose product MDNTPAQLEGGKRGLMAGFSSLSILRQIGLMVGLAASVAIGFAVVLWSQQPDYRVLFSNLSFADANQVIEQLRLYNTPYKFDADGRAILVPQEHVHQARLKLAAEGFTADKSVGFELLDQEQTLGTSQFMENARYRRGLEGELSRTIASLVAIRSARVHLAIPKSTVFIRDERKPSASVFVELFAGRRIEPAQVSAIASLVASSVPELDVRDVTVVDQKGRLLNTRDVDEDVVLAGKQLEYTHKIEETLLNRVNSILQPVVGLGNYRAEVSADIDFNAVEQTSELFNPDLPSLRSEQTVEESRAGSQAAGGVPGALSNQPPGPSTVPEVANGVLGSTAGGALSGSSRQQAVRNYELDRSISYTRQQMGRVRRLTVAVVVDDVPSVRGEDGGGQRQPWSQNELDRLRILVQDAVGFSPQRGDSVNVINSPFAATEPFVEAADIPLWQQDWLWDIVKQVLAAFFVLLLVFGVLRPILKNLAVPAGEDGKPRLGGGGDVAAELEGLESSDVADDRVTFGSSEENFLPTPNESFEYQINTIRSMVAEDPERVAQAVRQWVAEHE is encoded by the coding sequence ATGGATAATACCCCGGCGCAACTCGAAGGCGGCAAGCGTGGCCTGATGGCCGGCTTTAGCAGCCTCAGCATACTTCGGCAGATCGGCCTGATGGTGGGCCTGGCTGCCAGTGTTGCGATCGGCTTTGCGGTGGTGCTCTGGTCGCAGCAGCCCGATTACCGCGTGCTCTTTTCCAACCTGTCTTTTGCCGACGCCAACCAGGTGATCGAGCAGCTGAGACTCTATAACACGCCTTACAAGTTCGATGCCGACGGCCGCGCCATCCTGGTGCCGCAGGAACATGTGCACCAGGCGCGCCTGAAGCTGGCGGCCGAAGGCTTTACCGCCGACAAGAGTGTGGGCTTTGAGTTGCTGGATCAGGAGCAGACCCTGGGTACCAGCCAGTTCATGGAAAATGCCCGTTACCGTCGCGGGCTGGAAGGCGAGCTGTCGCGCACCATCGCCAGCCTGGTTGCCATTCGCAGCGCCCGGGTACATCTGGCGATTCCAAAAAGCACCGTATTTATCCGTGATGAGCGCAAGCCCAGTGCCTCGGTCTTTGTCGAGCTGTTTGCCGGCCGCCGCATCGAGCCTGCACAGGTGAGCGCCATCGCCAGCCTGGTTGCCTCATCGGTGCCGGAACTGGATGTGCGTGACGTGACAGTGGTGGACCAGAAGGGGCGCCTGCTCAATACCCGCGACGTGGATGAAGACGTGGTACTCGCCGGCAAGCAGCTGGAGTACACCCACAAGATCGAGGAAACCCTGCTCAATCGCGTCAACAGCATCCTGCAGCCGGTGGTGGGGCTGGGCAACTACCGTGCCGAGGTATCGGCGGATATCGACTTCAATGCGGTGGAGCAGACCAGCGAGCTGTTCAATCCGGACCTGCCGTCACTGCGTAGCGAGCAGACCGTTGAGGAAAGCCGTGCCGGTTCCCAGGCCGCCGGCGGTGTGCCGGGGGCGCTGTCGAACCAGCCGCCGGGTCCGAGCACCGTGCCTGAGGTGGCCAATGGCGTACTCGGCTCAACAGCGGGCGGAGCGCTGTCCGGCAGCAGTCGCCAACAGGCGGTGCGCAACTACGAACTGGATCGCTCGATCAGCTATACCCGCCAGCAGATGGGCCGCGTGCGCCGCCTGACCGTGGCGGTGGTGGTGGATGATGTGCCGTCGGTACGGGGCGAGGACGGCGGCGGACAGCGTCAGCCCTGGTCCCAGAACGAGCTCGACCGGCTGCGAATCCTGGTGCAGGACGCGGTCGGTTTTTCTCCCCAGCGTGGCGACAGTGTCAACGTGATCAACTCGCCGTTCGCGGCCACCGAGCCCTTCGTCGAGGCGGCTGATATCCCGCTGTGGCAGCAGGACTGGCTGTGGGATATCGTCAAGCAGGTACTGGCGGCGTTCTTCGTGCTGCTGCTGGTGTTTGGCGTGCTGCGCCCGATCCTGAAGAACCTGGCGGTGCCCGCCGGTGAGGACGGCAAGCCGCGCCTGGGTGGCGGTGGCGATGTGGCCGCCGAGCTTGAAGGGCTTGAAAGTTCCGATGTGGCGGATGATCGCGTGACCTTTGGCAGTTCGGAAGAAAATTTCTTGCCGACCCCCAATGAAAGCTTCGAATATCAGATCAATACCATTCGTAGTATGGTGGCCGAGGATCCTGAGCGAGTGGCACAGGCGGTACGGCAATGGGTAGCGGAACATGAGTGA
- the fliE gene encoding flagellar hook-basal body complex protein FliE, with the protein MVERADINSVLMQMRALQAQAQQGVSPIQAPGVQQGPQGVDRTGFGELLKNAVDKVNDLQGDAKKLAVSYEQGDPTVDLPQVMISMEKASVSFEAMTQVRNRLVSAYEDIMKMPM; encoded by the coding sequence ATGGTTGAACGCGCCGATATCAATAGCGTACTGATGCAGATGCGTGCACTGCAGGCTCAGGCACAGCAGGGTGTATCGCCGATTCAGGCTCCGGGTGTACAGCAGGGGCCGCAAGGCGTGGACCGTACCGGTTTCGGTGAACTGTTGAAGAATGCCGTGGACAAGGTGAACGATCTGCAGGGAGATGCCAAAAAATTGGCGGTATCCTACGAGCAGGGTGACCCAACCGTTGACCTTCCCCAGGTCATGATCAGCATGGAAAAGGCCTCGGTCTCCTTCGAGGCCATGACCCAGGTGCGCAACCGACTGGTTTCGGCCTATGAAGACATTATGAAGATGCCGATGTAA
- a CDS encoding 3'-5' exonuclease: MLFPRTLRRFKDRLDHRHGEHGPLFVPYRGDEVVSLDCETTSLNVAEAEILSIAAVRIRGTRVLTSERLDIRLKPPASLDADSIKIHKLRAADLADGIDIDEALRLVLEFVGNRPILGYYVSFDVRMLDKYLRPRYGFGLPNKTIELSHVYHDIIKWKSIGGTVDLRFDTIASRLDVPIIERHTALGDAITVALMYVRLKYGEAPSAGH; the protein is encoded by the coding sequence ATGCTCTTTCCCAGAACCCTGCGTCGCTTCAAGGATCGGCTCGATCACCGCCATGGCGAGCACGGCCCCCTGTTCGTGCCCTACCGGGGCGACGAGGTTGTATCGCTGGACTGTGAAACCACCAGCCTCAATGTGGCCGAGGCGGAAATTCTGTCCATCGCCGCGGTACGGATACGGGGTACCCGGGTGCTCACCAGCGAGCGGCTTGATATCCGCCTCAAGCCACCGGCGAGCCTGGATGCCGACTCGATCAAGATTCACAAGCTGCGGGCGGCGGACCTGGCGGACGGGATCGATATCGACGAAGCGTTGCGCCTCGTGCTGGAGTTTGTCGGCAACCGGCCGATTCTGGGCTACTACGTCAGTTTCGATGTGCGCATGCTCGACAAGTATCTGCGCCCGCGTTATGGATTTGGCCTGCCCAACAAGACGATCGAACTGTCCCATGTCTATCACGACATCATCAAGTGGAAGTCTATCGGCGGCACTGTGGATCTGCGCTTTGATACCATCGCTTCCCGGCTGGATGTTCCCATTATCGAACGGCATACTGCGCTCGGCGATGCCATTACCGTGGCCTTGATGTATGTGCGCCTGAAATACGGCGAAGCCCCCAGCGCCGGACACTGA
- a CDS encoding DUF294 nucleotidyltransferase-like domain-containing protein, whose product MSSTFDTSHLPFSLLDEAEQALLQRSLDIAYYQQGEVIVTAGAQSEGVYIILKGRVSESEERSNDGTALAEQVFVHYQADDYFGGWSAIRGRAIHNFVAEEETICHILPTRVLLELMSGNSLFADYFAQNLAVKSEIVAQQDQDQDMAEFMLAKVGSGLMQTPLVVDEGTSIREATVLMRTHKADSVLVRKGSRYGMITKTDLLEALVIGELEQSADLVQIASFRLVTVSPDDYLFNALVLMTQQHIERVVVMQQQELVGIVALTDILSYFSSHSHVIGLRIERAQSEVELQDAAQRLNSLIKSLVSHGVKVRFAMDLLAAMNGRIMAKLFDLMIPSNMQPHVCLVVMGSEGRGEQILKTDQDNAVIYRDGLSWPAMQVTLQRFSDRLVEFGFPPCPGNIMVSNPQWVNSLGDWTQNLSDWAGTCDGEALMNLAIAVDAKPVAGNPALFKAGRNWFLRHLRNNDLFFSHFTRAALEFDTPLTFFGNLQDKAQLDIKKGGIFPVVHGIRAMALEYRVLATNTFSRIEALVELGQLQAEQGAELGEALALFVQLRLRQQMRRLEASADGQDPTPNLIELALLNKMERDLLRDGLHIVKSFKKHLALRYRLEV is encoded by the coding sequence ATGTCCTCGACATTCGATACCAGCCATCTGCCCTTCAGCCTGCTCGACGAGGCCGAACAGGCGCTGCTGCAGCGCAGCCTGGATATTGCCTATTACCAGCAGGGGGAAGTCATCGTCACGGCCGGCGCCCAGTCCGAGGGGGTTTATATCATCCTCAAGGGCCGGGTCAGCGAGAGTGAAGAGCGCAGCAACGACGGCACCGCTCTGGCCGAACAGGTGTTTGTGCACTACCAGGCCGATGACTACTTCGGCGGCTGGTCCGCCATTCGTGGCAGGGCGATTCACAACTTTGTCGCGGAGGAGGAAACCATCTGCCACATCCTGCCGACACGGGTCCTGCTGGAACTGATGTCCGGCAACTCGCTGTTCGCGGACTACTTTGCGCAGAACCTGGCGGTCAAGTCCGAGATCGTGGCACAGCAGGACCAGGACCAGGACATGGCCGAGTTCATGCTGGCCAAGGTCGGCAGCGGTCTTATGCAGACACCACTGGTGGTCGACGAAGGCACCAGCATCCGCGAGGCCACGGTGCTGATGCGTACCCACAAGGCGGACTCCGTGCTGGTGCGAAAGGGCAGCCGCTACGGCATGATCACCAAGACGGACCTGCTGGAGGCGCTGGTTATCGGCGAGCTGGAGCAGAGCGCGGACCTGGTGCAGATCGCCAGCTTCAGGCTGGTGACGGTGAGCCCCGATGACTACCTGTTCAATGCCCTGGTGCTGATGACCCAGCAGCATATCGAGCGCGTTGTGGTGATGCAGCAGCAGGAGCTGGTGGGTATCGTTGCCCTGACCGATATTCTTAGCTACTTCTCCAGCCACTCCCACGTGATCGGGCTGCGCATCGAACGCGCCCAGAGCGAAGTTGAGCTGCAGGACGCGGCGCAGCGCCTCAACAGCCTGATCAAGTCGCTGGTATCCCACGGTGTAAAGGTGCGCTTTGCCATGGACCTGCTGGCGGCCATGAACGGCCGCATCATGGCCAAGTTGTTCGACCTGATGATACCGTCGAACATGCAGCCCCATGTGTGCCTGGTGGTGATGGGCTCCGAGGGGCGGGGGGAGCAGATTCTAAAGACCGATCAGGACAACGCCGTCATCTACCGCGACGGCCTGAGCTGGCCCGCCATGCAGGTGACACTGCAGCGCTTCAGTGACCGCCTGGTCGAGTTCGGTTTCCCGCCCTGTCCCGGCAATATTATGGTATCCAACCCCCAGTGGGTGAACTCCCTGGGGGACTGGACGCAAAACCTGAGCGACTGGGCCGGGACCTGCGATGGCGAGGCACTGATGAACCTTGCCATCGCGGTGGACGCCAAGCCGGTCGCGGGCAACCCTGCGCTGTTCAAGGCCGGGCGTAACTGGTTTTTGCGCCACCTGCGCAACAATGACCTGTTCTTTTCCCACTTTACCCGCGCCGCGCTGGAGTTCGACACGCCGCTGACCTTCTTTGGCAACCTGCAGGACAAGGCGCAGCTGGACATCAAGAAGGGCGGTATCTTTCCCGTGGTACACGGCATTCGCGCCATGGCGCTGGAATATCGGGTGCTGGCCACCAATACTTTCAGCCGGATAGAGGCGCTGGTGGAGCTGGGACAGTTGCAGGCCGAACAGGGCGCGGAGCTGGGAGAAGCCCTGGCGCTCTTTGTGCAGTTGCGCCTGCGTCAGCAGATGCGGCGGCTCGAGGCCAGCGCCGATGGTCAGGATCCTACGCCCAACCTGATCGAGCTGGCACTGCTGAACAAGATGGAACGGGACCTGTTGCGCGATGGGTTGCACATCGTCAAAAGCTTCAAGAAACATCTGGCATTGCGTTATCGCCTGGAGGTCTGA
- a CDS encoding sodium:solute symporter family protein, with translation MSLDLLTYLFIGGSFALYIGIAIWARAGSTQEFYVAGGGVHPIANGMATAADWMSAASFISLAGIISFVGRDGSAYLMGWTGGYVLLAMLLAPYLRKFGKFTVPDFVGDRYYSSTARMIAVICTIVISFTYVAGQMRGVGIVFSRYLHVDVNTGVLIGMAIVFFYAVLGGMKGITYTQVAQYCVLILAFTVPAFFLSAQITGHFLPQTGLGATLGSGQSVLATLDQLSVELGFNAYTDGSKSTVDMVFFTIALMAGTAGLPHVIVRFFTVPRVKDARTSAGWALIFIAILYTSIPGVAGFGRVNLINTVNGPDNTGTSYAEMPGWFKNWENSGLIGWYDHNGDGKVQYAAGNAFEGGKPNFIDGTGEQGQRMVSNPTLAPAPVKAAPFANEVYVDRDIMVLANPEIANLPAWVIALVAAGAVAAALSTAAGLLLVISTAISHDMMKKTINPNITDKQELMYARLAAIVAICIAGYFGINPPGFVAQVVALAFGLACASVFPVIVMGIFSKRMNTQGAVTGMLVGLVSTMAYIIYFKFMGGSADQYLFGISPEGFGTVGMILNFVSAFAVASMTPAPSEEIQKIIEDIRIPRGAGGAHAH, from the coding sequence ATGAGTCTAGACTTACTCACTTACCTCTTTATCGGGGGGTCTTTTGCGCTCTATATCGGTATCGCGATATGGGCCCGCGCCGGATCCACCCAGGAATTTTACGTGGCCGGCGGGGGGGTGCACCCCATCGCTAACGGTATGGCCACCGCGGCCGACTGGATGTCGGCGGCGTCCTTTATATCCCTGGCCGGCATCATTTCCTTTGTCGGTCGCGATGGCTCCGCCTACCTGATGGGCTGGACCGGCGGTTATGTGCTGCTGGCCATGCTGCTGGCGCCCTACCTGCGAAAGTTCGGCAAGTTTACGGTGCCGGATTTCGTCGGCGATCGTTACTACAGCAGCACGGCGCGCATGATTGCCGTGATCTGTACCATTGTTATCTCCTTTACCTACGTGGCAGGGCAGATGCGCGGTGTGGGTATCGTGTTCTCCCGCTACCTGCACGTTGACGTCAATACCGGTGTGCTTATCGGTATGGCCATTGTGTTCTTCTACGCGGTTCTGGGTGGCATGAAAGGCATCACCTACACCCAGGTGGCGCAGTACTGCGTACTGATCCTGGCCTTCACCGTACCGGCCTTCTTCCTGTCGGCGCAGATCACCGGCCATTTCCTGCCCCAGACCGGTCTGGGGGCAACCCTTGGCAGCGGGCAGTCGGTACTGGCAACCCTGGACCAGCTGTCGGTGGAACTGGGCTTTAATGCCTATACCGACGGCAGCAAGTCGACCGTCGACATGGTGTTCTTTACCATCGCCCTGATGGCCGGTACCGCGGGTCTGCCTCACGTTATCGTGCGCTTTTTCACGGTACCGCGCGTGAAGGATGCCCGCACCTCCGCCGGCTGGGCACTGATCTTTATCGCCATTCTGTACACCTCCATCCCGGGTGTTGCCGGCTTTGGCCGGGTGAACCTGATCAACACCGTCAATGGCCCCGACAATACCGGTACCAGCTATGCCGAAATGCCCGGCTGGTTCAAGAACTGGGAAAATTCGGGCCTGATCGGCTGGTACGATCACAATGGCGACGGCAAGGTGCAGTACGCGGCGGGCAATGCGTTTGAAGGCGGCAAGCCGAACTTTATCGACGGTACCGGCGAGCAGGGTCAGCGCATGGTCAGCAACCCGACGCTGGCGCCTGCGCCGGTGAAGGCGGCGCCCTTTGCCAACGAGGTTTATGTCGACCGTGACATCATGGTGCTGGCGAACCCCGAGATTGCCAACCTGCCGGCCTGGGTAATCGCGCTGGTGGCCGCAGGTGCGGTGGCAGCGGCGCTGTCGACGGCGGCGGGTCTGCTGCTGGTTATCTCGACGGCGATTTCCCATGACATGATGAAGAAGACCATCAACCCGAACATTACCGACAAGCAGGAGCTGATGTACGCCCGACTTGCCGCCATCGTGGCGATCTGTATCGCCGGCTACTTCGGTATCAACCCTCCGGGCTTCGTGGCCCAGGTGGTGGCGCTGGCCTTTGGTCTGGCCTGTGCATCGGTGTTCCCGGTCATCGTCATGGGCATCTTCAGCAAGCGCATGAACACCCAGGGCGCGGTGACAGGCATGCTGGTGGGTCTGGTTTCCACCATGGCTTACATCATCTACTTCAAGTTCATGGGTGGCAGCGCGGATCAGTACCTGTTCGGTATCTCGCCGGAAGGCTTCGGTACCGTGGGCATGATTCTGAATTTCGTGAGTGCATTCGCGGTGGCGTCCATGACGCCGGCTCCCTCGGAGGAGATTCAGAAAATTATCGAGGATATCCGTATCCCCCGCGGTGCCGGTGGCGCCCACGCGCACTGA
- a CDS encoding DUF4212 domain-containing protein — MSLSPEKAKAYWRENLGIISVYLVIWFVASYGFGILLVDQLDAIQFFGFPLGFWFAQQGSIFIFVILIWAYVYSMNKLDEKYDVHE, encoded by the coding sequence ATGTCTCTAAGTCCTGAAAAGGCCAAGGCCTACTGGCGTGAAAACCTGGGTATTATCAGTGTTTACCTGGTGATCTGGTTCGTCGCCTCCTACGGTTTTGGCATTCTGTTAGTTGATCAGCTTGATGCAATCCAGTTCTTCGGCTTTCCGCTGGGTTTCTGGTTTGCACAGCAAGGCTCCATCTTTATTTTCGTCATCCTCATCTGGGCCTACGTGTACAGCATGAACAAGCTTGACGAAAAATATGACGTTCACGAATAA
- a CDS encoding hybrid sensor histidine kinase/response regulator yields the protein MFSGWTIILISLAYLGLLFAIAYYGDSTRKGRSYAANPVIYSLSLAVYCSSWTFYGAVGRAASSGWEFLATYLGPVLVFIFGWRILEKMILVSKEQNITSIADFVSSRYGKSQSLAVLVTLIAVLGTIPYIALQLKAVAISYDALAPAASDALSKGNDTALFVALLMAVFAILFGTRHIDATEHHEGMVLAVAFESIIKLTAFISVGLFVTFNVFEGLDDMLFNLANQLSYNENFGSLLKGSFLTETLLACGAVLCLPRQFHVTIVENTDVANLRTARWLFPLYLVALAAFVLPISVAGFMVFGSQSLDTDTFVLMLPLAADYKALATLAFIGGLSASTSMVIVASVTLATMVCNDIVMPLLLRTPRLKLAENKDLGGLLLQVRRITIVCLLLLAYFYYRILGDRGSLASFGLLAFVAAIQFLPAILGGIYWKRGARYGALAGLAGGFSLWIYTLVIPTLIDASLMSDTLLPAVAAAGGWLAPTDLLGLRSSLGLDPLTHGVIWSLAVNLGLYVLVSHYSGSRLVDRIQASAFVDVYSKELQDPSRHYSQVTVGDLQILAERFLGAARVQQAFAGFASQHSEKPPLSGDKATPQLVQFTERLLAGAIGASSARIVLASVLRGKEMQIGDVVTIVDEASKALRFNRSLLQSTIEHVTQGISVVDQQLRLVAWNRRYLEMFKYPEGLICVGRPIEEIFRYNAQQGEYGPGDIEELVTQRMNSQVSHAPHLYERHRPDGTVLEILGNPMPNGGFVTTYADITNHKRTEAALRESEQNVRTYTDNVPILIAYLDPQRRFLFVNKAYADAFGIDRHHVQGLAYEAVLSKAVASSRNHYIEQVLHGQRVRFESVMPSQIPTDSPRYAEVTYIPHFDGEHQVVGYFTLYQDITERRIAEMALKETNETLEERVRDRTQALSTVNRELRKENTIRALIEDELRQAKAEAEAANLGKTRFLAAASHDLLQPLNAARLFTSALAQQSHDQSTHQLVENLDSSLKAAEELITTLLDISKLDAGALVANVTDFSISTMLTNLSTEFSLLAAEKQLQLHWCNSQQVVASDQALLRRILQNFLSNAIRYTQHGKVLLGCRRRGDRLRIEVWDTGVGIAPDKLGEVFEEFKRIDNPRHSQVKGLGLGLAITERIARILGHPIDVRSWPGKGTTFSIEVPFGDPAKAIRHKTEQRGWIRSKGLNGVRVLVIDNEPKILEGMRALLQGWSCETLTALSVEEVKNQLNGTDFEPDIILADFHLGETYTGLMALEAMQPLWSKPVPAVIITADRTDSVSEEIARQGAQRLSKPIKPAALRAMINKLIAGEKGEKQADSFKP from the coding sequence ATGTTTTCTGGCTGGACAATAATACTGATTTCACTGGCCTATCTAGGCCTGCTTTTCGCCATTGCCTATTATGGCGACAGCACCCGCAAGGGGCGCTCCTATGCAGCCAACCCGGTTATCTACTCCCTCTCGCTGGCGGTGTACTGTTCGTCCTGGACCTTTTACGGTGCTGTAGGTCGGGCCGCCTCCAGTGGCTGGGAGTTTCTGGCCACCTACCTCGGCCCCGTCCTGGTGTTTATCTTCGGCTGGCGCATCCTGGAAAAGATGATTCTGGTGAGCAAGGAGCAGAATATCACCTCCATTGCCGACTTCGTTTCATCCCGCTACGGCAAGAGCCAGAGCCTGGCTGTGCTGGTCACGCTGATCGCGGTGCTGGGCACCATTCCCTATATCGCCCTGCAGCTCAAGGCCGTGGCCATCAGCTACGATGCCCTGGCACCAGCGGCCAGCGATGCCCTGAGCAAGGGGAACGATACCGCCCTGTTCGTGGCGCTGCTGATGGCGGTCTTCGCCATCCTGTTCGGTACCCGTCACATCGATGCCACCGAGCACCACGAGGGCATGGTACTGGCGGTGGCGTTCGAGTCCATCATCAAGCTCACCGCCTTTATTTCCGTGGGCCTGTTCGTCACCTTCAATGTGTTTGAAGGCCTAGACGACATGCTGTTCAACCTGGCCAACCAGCTGAGTTACAACGAAAACTTCGGCAGCTTGCTGAAAGGCAGCTTCCTCACTGAAACCCTGCTGGCCTGCGGTGCGGTACTCTGCCTGCCGCGCCAGTTCCACGTCACCATCGTCGAAAATACCGATGTTGCCAACCTGCGCACCGCACGCTGGCTTTTCCCCCTTTACCTGGTGGCGCTGGCGGCTTTCGTGCTGCCCATCTCGGTCGCGGGCTTCATGGTGTTCGGCAGCCAGAGCCTGGACACCGATACCTTTGTGCTGATGCTGCCACTGGCCGCGGACTACAAGGCGCTGGCGACCCTGGCCTTTATCGGTGGCCTGTCGGCCTCCACCAGCATGGTCATCGTTGCCAGCGTGACCCTCGCCACCATGGTGTGCAACGACATCGTCATGCCGTTGCTGCTGCGTACGCCGCGTCTCAAACTGGCCGAAAACAAGGACCTCGGCGGCCTGTTGCTGCAGGTCAGGCGCATCACCATTGTGTGCCTGCTGCTGCTGGCCTACTTCTACTACCGTATCCTGGGGGACCGGGGCTCCCTCGCCTCCTTTGGCCTGCTGGCCTTTGTCGCCGCCATTCAGTTTTTGCCGGCCATCCTCGGCGGCATCTACTGGAAACGTGGCGCCCGCTACGGCGCCCTGGCGGGGCTGGCCGGCGGTTTCAGCCTGTGGATTTACACCCTGGTGATTCCGACGCTGATCGACGCCAGCCTGATGTCCGATACCCTGCTGCCCGCCGTGGCGGCGGCCGGCGGCTGGCTTGCCCCCACAGACCTGCTGGGGCTGCGCAGCAGCCTGGGGCTCGACCCGCTGACCCACGGCGTGATCTGGAGCCTGGCCGTCAATTTGGGGCTCTATGTGCTGGTATCACACTACAGCGGCTCACGCCTGGTGGACCGGATCCAGGCCAGCGCCTTTGTGGATGTCTACAGCAAGGAGCTGCAGGACCCGTCACGCCATTACAGCCAGGTCACCGTGGGCGACCTGCAGATTCTTGCCGAACGCTTCCTGGGGGCTGCGCGGGTTCAGCAGGCCTTTGCCGGTTTTGCCAGCCAGCACAGCGAAAAGCCGCCACTGTCCGGTGACAAGGCGACGCCGCAGCTGGTGCAGTTCACCGAACGCCTGCTGGCCGGCGCCATCGGCGCCTCATCGGCCCGCATCGTGCTGGCCTCGGTTTTGCGCGGCAAGGAAATGCAGATCGGCGATGTCGTCACCATCGTCGATGAAGCCTCCAAGGCACTGCGTTTCAACCGCTCGCTGCTCCAGTCCACCATCGAGCATGTCACCCAGGGCATCAGCGTGGTCGACCAGCAGCTGCGCCTGGTCGCCTGGAACCGACGCTACCTGGAGATGTTCAAGTACCCCGAGGGCCTGATCTGCGTCGGCCGCCCCATCGAGGAAATCTTTCGCTACAACGCCCAGCAGGGAGAATATGGCCCAGGGGATATCGAAGAGCTGGTGACGCAACGCATGAACAGCCAGGTGAGCCATGCACCCCACCTGTACGAGCGCCACCGTCCCGATGGCACCGTGCTGGAAATTCTCGGCAACCCCATGCCCAATGGCGGTTTCGTGACGACCTATGCCGATATCACCAACCACAAGCGCACCGAGGCTGCGCTGCGCGAAAGCGAACAGAACGTGCGTACCTATACCGATAACGTGCCCATCCTGATCGCCTACCTGGACCCGCAGCGGCGCTTCCTGTTCGTCAACAAGGCCTACGCCGATGCCTTTGGCATCGACCGCCATCATGTTCAGGGGCTGGCTTACGAGGCGGTCCTCAGCAAGGCTGTAGCCAGCAGCCGCAATCACTATATCGAGCAGGTACTGCACGGCCAGCGGGTGCGGTTCGAGTCCGTCATGCCGAGCCAGATACCCACCGACTCACCCCGCTACGCCGAGGTGACCTATATCCCCCACTTCGACGGGGAACACCAGGTGGTGGGCTATTTCACCCTCTACCAGGACATTACCGAGCGACGCATTGCCGAAATGGCGCTCAAGGAAACCAACGAAACCCTGGAAGAGCGCGTGCGCGACCGCACCCAGGCGCTCTCGACGGTCAACCGGGAACTGCGCAAGGAAAACACCATTCGCGCCCTGATCGAGGACGAACTGCGCCAGGCCAAGGCCGAGGCGGAAGCGGCCAATCTCGGCAAGACACGTTTCCTCGCTGCAGCCAGCCATGACCTGCTGCAGCCGCTCAACGCCGCACGCCTGTTCACCTCCGCCCTGGCACAGCAAAGCCATGACCAGAGTACCCACCAACTGGTGGAGAACCTCGACTCCTCTCTCAAGGCGGCGGAAGAACTGATTACCACCCTGCTCGACATTTCCAAGCTCGATGCCGGCGCCCTGGTCGCCAATGTCACCGACTTCAGCATCAGCACCATGCTGACCAACCTCAGTACCGAGTTCAGCCTGCTGGCGGCGGAAAAGCAGCTGCAGCTGCACTGGTGCAATTCGCAGCAGGTGGTCGCATCCGACCAGGCACTGCTGCGGCGCATCCTGCAGAACTTTCTCTCCAACGCCATTCGCTATACCCAGCACGGCAAGGTGCTGCTGGGTTGCCGGCGCCGGGGCGACCGGCTGCGGATCGAGGTCTGGGATACCGGCGTTGGCATTGCGCCGGACAAGCTCGGCGAGGTGTTCGAGGAGTTCAAGCGCATCGACAACCCGCGCCACAGCCAGGTAAAAGGCCTGGGGCTCGGCCTTGCCATCACCGAGCGCATCGCCCGCATCCTGGGACACCCGATAGACGTACGCTCCTGGCCCGGCAAGGGCACGACCTTCAGTATTGAAGTCCCCTTCGGCGATCCGGCCAAAGCCATCCGGCACAAGACAGAACAGCGCGGCTGGATACGCAGCAAGGGTCTGAACGGCGTGCGGGTACTGGTGATCGACAACGAACCCAAGATTCTGGAAGGTATGCGGGCGCTGCTGCAGGGCTGGTCCTGCGAGACCCTGACGGCGCTGTCGGTGGAAGAGGTGAAAAACCAGCTCAATGGCACGGACTTCGAGCCGGACATCATCCTGGCCGACTTCCACCTGGGAGAAACCTATACCGGCCTGATGGCGCTTGAAGCCATGCAGCCGCTGTGGTCCAAACCCGTGCCGGCGGTCATTATCACCGCCGATCGTACCGACAGCGTCAGCGAGGAAATTGCCCGCCAGGGCGCCCAGCGACTCAGCAAGCCCATCAAGCCCGCCGCCCTGCGCGCCATGATCAACAAGCTGATTGCCGGCGAGAAAGGGGAGAAGCAAGCTGACAGCTTTAAGCCGTAA